The genomic interval TAACAATCATTTTTTAGCTTCCTCCTTTTGCGTTCAATCCGTACCAGATTTTTTTACTAAGTTTTTTGATTGACGGTGTTTTACCCTGCATTCCAACATCTATCCAGAACGCAAGAGTAGTGCCCCATATCAGCGTTATGTCTTCTTCGTTGCAACTCCCTTTCAGTGAAATGATAAAAAATTTTAAAGCTTCCTTTATTTTTTGATCTATTGATTCGCTGAGCGTCTTTCTTGAATCTATTGGTGCAAACCCTGCTTCTCTTAGGGAAATGATAATGCTCGGGGTGTATGTCTTAGCAAGTGAAAGATTAGTACGAAAAAATTCTTCCAACGCCTCAAGTGGATTATCTTTTTCTTTTATGTTGTTTTCAAGTTCATTCTTTATTGAATCGATTACCGTGTTTACAATTTCTTTGAGGAGCTCTTCCTTTGAGCTAAAGTAAGTATAGAAATTGCCTTTTGAAATGCCTGAAAGGTCTGTAATTTCAGCAACTGATGTTCCGTTAAATCCTTTTCTTAAGAAAAGGATTAATGCAGATTCTATTATTTTCTTTCTTCTATCTACTTTCTTTTTTCTCATTTTTCGCCT from Caldisericota bacterium carries:
- a CDS encoding TetR/AcrR family transcriptional regulator, with the protein product MRKKKVDRRKKIIESALILFLRKGFNGTSVAEITDLSGISKGNFYTYFSSKEELLKEIVNTVIDSIKNELENNIKEKDNPLEALEEFFRTNLSLAKTYTPSIIISLREAGFAPIDSRKTLSESIDQKIKEALKFFIISLKGSCNEEDITLIWGTTLAFWIDVGMQGKTPSIKKLSKKIWYGLNAKGGS